In the Streptomyces sp. 3214.6 genome, AGCGCCACGGGCAGGCACAGAAGCGCCGGCACAGCGCTGAGCAGGAAGGTCCAGCGCCAGCCGGGGCCGTCCACCAGCCAACCGCCCACAAACGGCCCGAGGGCCGCGCCGATACCGCCGAATCCCGACCACAGGCCGATCGCCCGGGGCCGGTCGTCCGGGTGGAACGAGGCCTCGATGATCGCCAGTGAGCCGGGGGTGATCAGGGCGCCGCCGACGCCCTGCAGTGCTCGGGCGGTGATCAGCGTGGTGGTGTCGGGAGCCAGACCGCACAGCAGGGATGCCACCGCGAACCACACGATGCCCATCACGAAGAGGCGACGCCGTCCGAAACGGTCGCCCAGCGAGCCGCCCAACAGGATCAGCGCCGCCAGAGTGAGCATGTAGGCGTTCGCGGTCCACTGCAGAACGCCGAGGTCGGCGTCGAAGTCGGCGCCGATGTGCGGCAGCGCGACGTTGGTGACGGTCGAGCCGAGCATGACCACGCTGGATCCCAGAACGGTGGCCAGCAGGGTCCACCGGCCGCGCGCACTGGCGATACGGAGCGGACCCCGATCGTCCGGAGACGGAGACGGAGATGAAGTCATGTCGCGTCCTGGCGTCAGTGGGCGAAGCCGTCGCGTCCGGCGTGTTCCTGTCGCAGGGCGCGCACGTCACGCACGGCGGCTGCGAACGCCTCCGGGCGTTCCTGCGGGAGATTGTGACCGGCGTCCGGCACCTGCCGGTGCAACCGGGGACCGGTGAAGTGGTGAGCGCTTGACGAACCGTCCGTCGCCGGGAAGTTACCGTCGGCCAGGCCGTCGAGGGTGACGGTGGGAACCGTGATCGTAGGCAGTTCGGCGAGACGTCTCTCGAGATCCACGTACGCCTCGGCGCCCTGCGCGAAGCCGAGCCGGTGCCGGTACGAATGGATGACGACGTCGGTGTAGTCGGGGTTCCGGAAGGCCTCCGCGGCTCGGGCCAGGTCTTCTTCCTCGAACGGCCACCGGGGGGAGTTCCGCTTCCAGATCACCCGGGCGACCCCCGTGGGGTCGGCGGCCAGACCGGCCTCGCCCCGCTCGGTGAGAAAGTAGTAGAAGTACCAGAACCCGGCCTCCAGTTCGGGGGCCACGGGAGTCATCGCCGCGCCGATGTCCTGGATGAGATAGCTGTTGACCGATACCAGTCCCAGGATCCGCTCGGGCCACAGGGCCGCGGCGATGTTGGCGGCGCGTCCGCCCCAGTCGTATCCGGCCACGTAAGCCCGCTCGACGCCCAGAGCGTTCATGAGCGCGATGACGTCCGCTCCCAGGGCGGCCTGCTGACCCGAACGCGGTGACACTTCGGACAGGAACGCGGTAGGCCCGTGTCCCCGCAGGTAGGGGACGACGACCCGAAAACCGTCCTCGGCGAGCAGCGGGGCCACGTCGACGTAGCTGTGCACGTCGTAGGGGAAACCGTGCAGGAGCAGCACAGTGTCGCCGTCCGCGGGACCCGTCTCGTAGTAGGCGACCTCCAGCACGTCGGTTCTGACTCGTCGCAGAGGCGCGAGTGCGTGGCGATCTGGCATGAGAGTCCTCTGGATTCCGGTACGAGTGGGGGTGGCCACGGCTCGCCGCAG is a window encoding:
- a CDS encoding alpha/beta fold hydrolase — translated: MLEVAYYETGPADGDTVLLLHGFPYDVHSYVDVAPLLAEDGFRVVVPYLRGHGPTAFLSEVSPRSGQQAALGADVIALMNALGVERAYVAGYDWGGRAANIAAALWPERILGLVSVNSYLIQDIGAAMTPVAPELEAGFWYFYYFLTERGEAGLAADPTGVARVIWKRNSPRWPFEEEDLARAAEAFRNPDYTDVVIHSYRHRLGFAQGAEAYVDLERRLAELPTITVPTVTLDGLADGNFPATDGSSSAHHFTGPRLHRQVPDAGHNLPQERPEAFAAAVRDVRALRQEHAGRDGFAH